A stretch of the Ptychodera flava strain L36383 chromosome 18, AS_Pfla_20210202, whole genome shotgun sequence genome encodes the following:
- the LOC139117960 gene encoding carbohydrate sulfotransferase 1-like, which translates to MIRSRLKCLLIVAVCTVLVFVAFIGSSTWYRSSDNQQTESEYVIKLMSSGDQLGRAIYNPVHFDQVKELQAHGGDKVNVEYFTKAENKPKNEHIQPVSKDRISVHTHTKEQPEATTENGIFGILDELQDVNNKSPAATKKQQVHILIYTKRRCGSSFLGQIFNNNPDVFFQFEPLKLLETYMNYSKLQEHASDLLKNIFKCDLKSAYPLVNFYNKEKLHRWSSKLLISPPFCNLQNLTRYSISKCPAIQQREFLETCHQSKHIVIKIIRVINLRSLAPLLMDPTLNIKIVHLVRDPRAIYTSRVQTEGLTYDFDHRQETEIGKLCKGMIESHQVSQERHQWLRNKYTLVRYEDLARNPMQTAEKLYKDIGLGQLPEAVKSWININSNVDPGSVDRYSTQRNSSAIVQAWRGKLPFNVSEQIENVKVCAEVLDTFGYGRPKSKKELTDMTLSLVRSIPTV; encoded by the coding sequence ATGATTCGCTCCAGACTGAAATGCCTCCTGATAGTAGCAGTGTGTACTGTGCTTGTCTTTGTAGCTTTTATTGGCTCAAGTACCTGGTACAGATCATCTGATAACCAGCAAACAGAATCTGAATACGTTATTAAACTGATGTCTTCAGGCGATCAGCTTGGAAGAGCCATATATAATCCTGTTCATTTTGACCAAGTTAAGGAGTTGCAAGCTCATGGTGGAGACAAGGTTAACgttgaatattttacaaaagctgaaaataaacCAAAGAATGAACACATTCAACCAGTAAGCAAAGACAGAATTTCAGTACATACACACACTAAAGAACAGCCAGAAGCTACAACTGAAAATGGGATATTTGGCATTTTAGATGAATTAcaagatgtgaacaacaaaagTCCAGCTGCCACCAAAAAGCAACAAGTTCATATTCTCATATATACGAAAAGGAGGTGTGGATCAAGTTTCCTTGGAcagatttttaataataatcCAGATGTGTTCTTTCAGTTTGAACCTTTGAAATTATTAGAAACCTACATGAATTATTCAAAACTGCAGGAACATGCCAGTGACCTGTTAAAGAACATATTCAAATGTGATCTTAAAAGTGCTTACCCTCTAGTCAATTTTTAtaacaaagaaaaattacacCGTTGGTCAAGTAAACTGCTGatttcaccaccattttgtaatttgcaaaatctAACAAGATATTCCATATCAAAATGTCCTGCGATACAGCAACGTGAATTTTTAGAAACATGTCATCAAAGCAagcatattgttatcaaaatcaTACGAGTTATTAACTTGAGAAGCTTGGCTCCTCTGCTCATGGATCCTACTTTGAATATTAAGATTGTACATCTGGTGAGAGATCCCCGTGCCATTTATACTTCAAGGGTGCAAACTGAAGGCTTGACCTATGATTTTGATCACCGACAGGAAACAGAGATAGGAAAGCTGTGTAAAGGAATGATAGAAAGTCATCAAGTTTCTCAAGAGCGCCACCAGTGGCTGAGAAACAAGTACACCTTGGTTAGATATGAAGACTTAGCTAGAAATCCCATGCAAACTGCTGAAAagttgtacaaggacatcggATTAGGACAGCTTCCGGAAGCTGTCAAGTCATGGATCAATATCAATTCAAATGTTGATCCTGGAAGTGTGGATAGGTATTCCACACAAAGAAACTCTTCTGCTATTGTTCAGGCATGGAGAGGAAAACTTCCTTTCAATGTTTCAGAGCAGATCGAGAACGTAAAAGTATGTGCTGAAGTACTTGACACTTTTGGATATGGACGTCCAAAAAGCAAAAAGGAACTAACAGACATGACCCTAAGCCTTGTTCGATCCATTCCAACTGTCTGA